DNA from Cataglyphis hispanica isolate Lineage 1 chromosome 6, ULB_Chis1_1.0, whole genome shotgun sequence:
cataataaaagtatataaaaatgctatcattacagaatatttcgaaaattaaataaaaaggctAAAATCGACTGATAAAGGAAGATATGAAAGACTAATATGAGTGAGGTGTCATAGCGATCGATAGCGATAATACAGATTATCCCCTCGTGCAACCTGACacgttttcaattaataattccatataaaatcgtatttttGGGAAAAGCCTCTATTTTGATTACCTCAGTATCTCTATCAAAACTGTGATCCGATGGTCAAATTTATGGTAGCACACGGCTTAATAAGCGTCAAAACTTGAGACAGATATACTCCTAGAACTGTTCACGAGCGAATACTTTGCGTTAACGTAAACGCGAGCCCTTTTCCgaaaatacttttgtataCTTATACCTACGTCAAAAAGAAACTAAGAATTAACGAgaagaattgtaaaaattggaTAATGCCACAGTGAAGTGTACGAGTATAACTATGAATTGTTAGTAATTCTAAGTAGTTTGTCGAGAATTGCTGCAGGAGATACAGACCGCACTGTTCTCagacttattattatttaactattCCACATAGTCACatcgtgtaaatatattttttataaacgagatcaatttttccaataatgtATTTCTAATTCGCTAAATTACTAATTGTAATtgccaaataatttaattaaagcaatcTAAAAGAAGCGATTTTTGGCAGTCATATCCTCCCGCAGCAATTCCACGTATTCcgagataatatttcatagaCAAAGAACTTAGAGCTTCCGTTTGAATCAAAATCGTCTGGAAGCGTCTTCCTTAATATTACGCGTATGTTTACTCTGGTTTCGGCGAGATTTTGCGATTTCACTGTACATACGTTTGtaaaacaagagagaaaaaacctCTACGTGTAGAGATTctgaaaatatcttattttatcgcTATTATCGTGTTCGTATGTAATTGTAAGAATCTTTAAACGTAAACAAGCAAAATCAGggattgattataatttttgcactCTTATTTTTAAGGGTCGAGGTTTCGGGGTAATgagattttatgaaaattgaattttttatttgtccgTTAACGGAAAATTTGCGTTCCCAGAAGAATACCTCAACACAAAAATATCCCCGAAATCCCTTTAAGCATTCGACCCTTTTTTCAGCACGAAAACTTTTAAAGGCCTGAGAATGTCAgctgtattttttttgcacgtattgtaattttatatttatgcaaactaACAATAACACATCTCTGCgtccaatttatatatttccattccACTAAAGCGTCatactatttttatcttaGTAACACTTTATCCGATTCGAttgatttgatataattaataatttgagtaTTCATCATGTACGAATGAAAGAGGTCATGCTACATGCAGATTAATTTATCATGCCTCGCtggattaatttataagatatctGTGGACAGTATAATGACGATCGTAgtgatttttgataataaaacacGTTCCTAATAAATTATCTGTTCTTTATATCATACAATTAAGCGTAACGATTGTAAAGGCGATACCCGGATACTGAGTATTGTGGATATCGTTACCTGTTCTGAGCGACGAAATGTAAATTAGGATTAAATGGCCTCTCGTAAAACGTAAGGAAGATTAAAGACCCTTGgacaaatttgcaattttttaagctAATCTATAACGCATTATCATACGAATACGACGACAGCACGTGGGCTTTAAACGTTATTTATTCCTCGAGAAACATTTTAGTAAATTGtttgttatgtaaaaaaaaatgtcgcgCACGAGCGAAGTGGAAAAGAAACCAGCCGTTTCGTTAATAGAATGCCATCATTACGATTACCTGTTGGTATtcttaatatgttaattttacagaaatacATTGAATATCACGtggtatattttaattttttttttttaatccgcgTCTACTAGAATCatttcattcaattatttatgttatataacacAATGATGTAGGAAAAAAGTGTATCTATGATGCGTTACTTTGATGTAAGTTAAATTATCCTCTTTCATTATCGTGCTCTATCTctatttctatctctctctttcttcgatTTAGCtatcaagaatattttttcttcgcggATATCAgtgaacaaaattattttactaagttttttttccattagtTCTGCTTATTGCATATGTAAGTGCAATTGGAAATCGATGAATTCTTAATTGTTCGGAATTAAgagatgaattattataaaataattaaatatgtgttaATCTCTTGCGACTATaagataacaaatttttatctgcaatgtatattaagaaaatttgacTTAAGaagatgatatataaatctaaaagaatcaattttactattttatctcaagaaaaaattgttttcaaaatagaaaataacaaatttacacATTGTTCtccaaaaaatatctaaaacttttatgaaaataaatttttatacattttaattaaggaACAATCTCTCGCTTGAAAGGATGagtaaactttataaatttactttttgtccgaaaatttataagttaaattaatttttgataataaggAATTCGCTGCGAGTTACACGAGTTGTATGAGACGGCCGTGACCGACAAATTTATTCATGTATACACCGTTTTATATACGAGGGGAAAGGAGAGGAAGAAGTCATAAGAAGAATGTCACTTTAGATTAGTCTGCTGTCAATATAACTAGATACGATAATTTTGAATGTAACGTGTATCATACTTGATTATCGCCTAGATAACGAGCAACCGTACCGAATAAAGGAAATTAGCGCACGATTATATCAGATCTtaggtaataataataaatgatgtcCGTTATggacattttcatttttgaagaCTCCTGGGTGAACTTTATTTTCGTCGGTttgtgcatgcgtgcgtgcgtgcgtgaacGCGTGTGAGCCACAAGAGAAACACacatgttattttatacattgattatatatgaaaagataaaactttGTAGATTTCGAAAGGTCACAATAATCATTTGCAAAGTTCATCACTTCATTACCAGACCCGATGTTATCAATACTCCAATACGTAATGTCGATACAATTAtgaattatcgattatttgcgtaattgatttcttttctaatcgcacacatatatacatatataatatatttttctagaattgacaaaaatatattaaaataattttttaaatatattttttttaatattttataaaaaaaacttttaataatgcttttattgaagagaggaaaatcattactttaatatatttttttttctactttctttaatacaattgtaatttttgtagTAAATAAGTTTTGaatgaatttttgttaaaatcaattataatctagatctataattctttttaatatttatgtttagctactattctaaatatttatttcagcgTACTtaattcaaagtttttttgttttaaagagAATTGTTTGTACAAGGATCCGAGGATTCAGTTTATTGACTTTTTATTCATTCGAGAATCTCgatgataaaaagatatatagatctaaatgtaaacttttaattttaaaagcaaattcTATGCAATAATATCTGTGTCAGCTGTAACTATTTATGACAGTTCGTCTCTTTATTTCTgatgatttttaatcttaattgtttcgtgataataaaaatgattatattatatgtgtaaatcCTTGTGTCCATGTGACGTGATCGCAGCTGATCGGCTTTGAGTACGTCGCACGCGTGAGTACGTGACATTAACCGCCGCAACTGTCATGGCGTCGTCGCTAGTGTCTGTATAGCCTTGACGAGAGATTTCCACGCTGTTTTCTCGGAATACTCGAATTTCTCGGCGTGCCGCGATGTTGGTGGCGACGTTACCTCATCATCGTTGAGAATCGCATTTCTGAGCGAACGGATCCGGGAACGCAAAGGTAAAATCGCGAAAACGAAGAAACACGAAGCGATAATTTCGCCACGACGAGGATGCCTGGCCTCCTCCCCCTGTTCCTTTTCtcacaatatttcatatacgaATTGTGTGTTTCAGAGAGTTATCCGATCTTCGAATGACAGTTAGAGTCACGGGTGCGATTCGACGCAAGAATCCGGCTTCCTCGTCGGCGAAACGTTCGACTGACACTTGGTGCAATTTCCGGTGAGTTCGGATTTCCGTATTATGATAAAACGCGACTGTGTCGTCAATAAAATACGATTCGAAACCTTGAATGTTTGGCTCGATATTATTACAACATTGTTAATTTACGCGTTAATGATACGTATTAAGGAATCATAAATATGTGCGCGCACGAAGGAAcgtgtttttttaattgtcaaagTAACGAGAGTCTTTTCTTTTCCTATAGTTTTCGAGGACCTCAAGACAACATGACGTTTAATACATTCTGCAAATTCCTTCGTATCTTTCGTCGTTTTTAATTcgttaattgttttatatttataaacacgaAAATTAActcattttaatgcaattacaataattcaaaatattttctttcggaGCAGTCGCGTGTTATTCTGTAGAGAATCGggaatcgtaaatatttttaatttattgaatacatCATACACAcccgatatatttttcgataatacactttataatatgttaacaATAAGTCGCTATTTACATCGTATTTGCATTGAATTCGCATCGGAAAAGACGGAACTTCAGTTCGCGAATGGATAGAtcacttttcttttatcatctAACGGATGTATCTGGAGCGTGATGGGCCTCTGTGATTCCCGACGATTATATAAACGACACCACAGCCGCATAGTTGCAAAATACACAATTTCCATGAATGACAGACAACTGAAGCCCATAAAAAGACCCAACAAGCCTCCCGTACTTgctgtaaattatattcgattgattttactttataattataaatcgttCTCGAAATCGGATACTTACACAGAAATTCGGTGAATCCATAGAGCTCATTTTTTACGTATTTTGTGAATTGAGAATCTACGAAGAATAGGTGAACAACCGCTATATTTTCCCtgcgtaaataattttaaaatgaaatgcattacaaaaaaatagaatatatcatatgtattaaaatttacgacAAAGCTGCCTGTAAGTATATGATTCGATAAGAGCATATCGAGGGGAATAATATACGTACAGGTGCACATACAAGGTGTCCAAAAAAACCGACTTTATCTTAATAACTTCTCTCCAATTTTTCGTAgtcaaaattgaatttgtattaaaactcTAGTgtaaaagttttgtaaaagataaagagtctatttataaagaattttcggGATACCTTGTATCTTtgaatctaacaataaatgtcaacctgttgcatttttttctttgcattaaCAAGTACAGTTTTTACGATATGTACTTTacgttaaatgaaataattacgtGAAATAATCCAAATTCTTCTTTATGTATTGTTTATTGATGTTGAAGGTCGATGTTAATTTATTCTGCGAAAGCTCTATTCTATAATTGATCTCGAAGCAGCCTGGCCAGCAGTTGCAACTCGGtctgcaaaataaatacataaaactcGTGAGCAATCGCGCGGCTTTTCTTCTTCTAAAAGAGTgtataatttcaaacaataaaCTCACATTCTACTAACATTTATCGGAGTCGTCAAATCCTCGTCATAGAGTTTGGTTTCCATAGCTCGTCTGGCACGTGTAGCACATTGCTCATCTCTCTTGCCGCAGATCGGTGTTTTCGCCGATTCTGCAGACAGTTCCACTGTTATAGTATAGAAATGTGCtagtataatgtaaaaatatgctAGTATGGtacaaagcatttttttattgttttgaaaACAATTTGTAATCTATTTTCTCGCATTTTTAATTCGCAAACTATATTCGTAATGTTAGTATATATATGGTTTTAgcattatgtttaaatttagaGTGCTTAAACAGAACTGAAAGGATCTTTTGATTATTTGCagttaagatatataataatattttatattgcacagagaaataatattatttaacaatatattgttACAGGAAAATTATGCAATCAACGACTAATGTGATAATTACTTGGCATGTAGTATTGCACGCAATTGCAAATTTCCTGCGTAAAATTTGCCTCGCATTCCAGTATGCAATTCCTCTGCGTGTACGTCCGATAATAACGCAACTTTCTTTCGGCTGTGAAAAAGCATTTCCTCTTCTTCTGGGGTATAGAGATTATCGCTGAGTTGGCAGTCGATATTCGCGGTCTAACGATCACTCGGGTCTCCTCGCCTGGCGTGATCGAGAACGAAAAATCGGCGATCTTCGGTGTTTCCACGGGATTGTGGAGCAGCATCTATAAAATGGACCGTATCTTTTAGCATCGTCATTTCATTAAGGCGCGTAATTCTTTGTAGATTGTATTCAAGAATCAATTGATGCctgagaaaataattcaattcacGAAAGAaactcattaattattttataattttatatttatgtttgctaattattaattatttctctagACGACAAATGGCTTCTTTAAAATCGCTTTTTAATAAGGCCGAAATCTTGGCTTGTGAGATAAAGAGAAGAATAACAAGAAGGGGGTTTACCTTAAAGCCCATGCCAGCAGTCGACGAACAATAATATTCACTTGATTCTACATCCAGTACTAAGGTCAAACCGTAAAACAGTCCAGCACCATATGGTCTCCATGGTATGACATCCGGTGGCATATTTGCGTCATATCCCTTTTCAGCATTCCAATCGACGCTGACGGATGGATATGTTATATTCAGATCGGGCCAATCGTGTCTAAAATATATGCCTAagtcaaaaatttcttctacTTTTCTTCTACAGCGATTAGAAATTagattttcgtaaaatatttttcatttgtatgTATCAAAATTGCGTAATAACGCATTTACGCGAACTTGATTTAATCGAATCCTACTCACGGATTATAGAAGAGATGTTTCCTGGTCACCGAATTGAAATTGCAGCAAATACCTTCGTCGGTCATCGTAGGATTGAAAATCCTCTCGCAATCGGTCTGATTCCCGTGCCAAAGACAATAGTATAACATGTCTGTGCACGGCTGAGATACCTGAACAAAGTAATGAAGAATGAAAATAAGCTGAGCtaaaatattctcaattaTCGACTTTTCAAGAGATGGACAGAcgtaattttacttattttattaattttagtttgcgtaaacaaattttcttaataaacattttctcaGTGCGTTTATTGTTTATAGGAAATAGTATTATGCTACGTGCATTAATCATAAACCGCAGCATTCTATTCCAGTCTATAGCCTGATCCTGATCATAAGTTACGTTGCTTCTTTCCCAATTGCAGAGATCGtccatcattattttatccaagTCGTCAGACCTGGCAATAAAAATCGCACAACAAAAACGAttctttaattgattaatttaacagTATagttctttataataataattgttgtatatatatatatatataaaattatgttaattatatattaatagtaatagttATCGATAAGAGTTCATGTGCACTTTACCCGCGCTCGATCCGCTTTGCTTCAGTCTTCTTGACATTATTCATGTTGCAGATTGTTATGGAAGGAAAAGGGAATTCATTAAGAGGAACCGGCTCAGGACTCAAAGAAATGATGATGGGTGATACATTCCACTTTTCatagagataataaatataatatacagccATTCCTAGCGCGGTGGTGAAAGAGATTATCcagaatattctaaaaaaatgcatttaaatatgctaaaatattttccaatcttAGAGTTTTGTGTGCAtcactaaataattatataattaatgatgcaatttcgatataatatctattatattgaaaatggtTTCTCAACTGCTGGAAAgatgtttcaaattttacgGTCTCCGTTAAATTCTAAGCTCGAATTTTGGATTAGTTGTTGtcaagatatcaaaaatacattacacgacatttttatatgaatattttacctTTCCACGATTGACAATTCCGAGTTACCGATGTAACGCAAACCGTGAAGGGTGCTGTTCGTGCAATATTGTTTAGTAAGCTGACCGAGTTCGGTGAATACTTGatgcttctttttcttcgatcTAACAAAAGTCACGATAGATTAAACAGAGATACATCGGGGGTTTGATTTTAAGAGATTTGTCCTTACCTTTcgacattttcattttcttgatCGTTGTTCCTATTTACAATTGACTCTTTGATCCCGAGTAAGTTGTTGTTATATCTCGATCTCAGAGTAAAATCTTGCGATCGATACATAccctaaatattttatgcgtgtacattaattgtatatgatcaggataatttttataaggataaaaagcaaaaactaaggaaattaatttctttaatcttaacaaaatttgatatatttttaaataatatttaacttgtactatcgaaaaatataattttcaaaaatatttaataaattataaaattttttttacatttgtagaatatttagacattttatttctttattaaattattttttacacacatatgattttaaataatagaaatgcgattacaatattattctaattgaCAGCAGTCtattattatcgtaaaaaatttgaaaaattttttagacttTTTTAATCCTACCTTTGAATGATCACGGGACGCAAATCCCTCTAATCGTTGGGGCGGTCTGTAAGGATTCTGCAGGTGCACAGTGTTGATGGAATTGTTAGCTTTCAGATAATCTAAGGGCGCTCTGTCAGCGGTATTGTAATAATCATTCTCATTTTTGATATCCGTAGACTTGCGGTTGGAAGATCGTCTCGGCATCACATGCGAATCGTATTTACTTTGATGAGCGAAATCAGGCGTTCTGTTTGAAGCAACGTGCGTTAACATACGCGCATCGTTCCACAGGTTAAAAGTCGATTTGGTCTTTCCTAAGTTCGGTGATGAATTCTTCATTTCACAGTCATACTTTCCTTTAACTCattgcaataatttcattCTTCGATGAATACATTCTCTTATCAAGGAACGATTTTACTTCTTATGACGTAGACTGCTTTATTTTAGATTGCcttattaagtaaaatattaattgcttacatttgcatttctttttcaatacaCGAATTGATTATCTTTTATCGCGCTCTTATATTCAAGAGGCTTATCCAATAGGAAATTCTAATTTGATGTATAGTATCTCCTTATGATAATTGTAAAGTATAATaggtttctttaattttttaaatttattctcggTTTTATCATATTGATTAACTTTTCATCATACAATTCGAAAAGAATCGCTATTTGTAAGTTCTGTCAGATAATACTATTGCCTAAATACATGGGGAAAGCCCTTTGACTTCTGTCGTGACACTTTATCAAACCATCCCCCAAGACGGCTGACAATTGACTGAAGTTTAACAATAGCGATCGAGCATCCTTCTAACTTTAATGATAGAATACTCGCAAGCCCTTACGCTATGCGTGTGCGCGCTCATAATCTTTCAAAGATAAACAATACTGCCCATTGTTTTTATACTAACAAGGTATAGTATGCGACACGATCTTAAGTTAAATTACGCAAATTGTCAtagcttctttttttaatttttaatttaattaatggtagattttttgattattaatattagtttttcgtgaaaaaaaatttcttaataaaagtatcattTGTTTCGAttctagaatattaattttaaaatttggtcAACTTTAGCGATTCTTGGGGGACCGTTTCTCGTGACATATCTCAATATTGTTTCTTTCTGAATTAGCTGTTTATCTGGCATTATATCCTGCAGTTTTTATTGATGTGGAAAAAAActctaacaaatatatttgaaaacagctatatatatatattgacataaaATGATAGGGAAGTGATACACAAGATCGCGActcatctattataaatatctatttttttcatgtctGGAATATACAGtgtttaaaaatgaaacataaaaatgcCACTTTTCCTCAGTAATtgcgatataatatacatttatgataCAATCCAATACTTTAGAACTGCGTTTCTCGAATCATTCTCAATATTGACTACGAGTCCACTGTGtgcataaataaagttttaaaaaataatactcttGTGCGCGAAATGAAATGTCAAACGTGAGTCATTACTACAgtcattctaattttatacgaTTGAGAACGAGTCATTTATCGCGCATTGAATGACCCTGCGAAAACATCTGTTTCTCTTTATTCGGCATTTGTATTCGAGGAGTAATCGTAGTGTAAAGAAATGTAGTGTTGCTGTAATGATAcatctctatctttttctctctcattacaAAGTGCGCGTACGTAAAGTACGTGACAATTTATTATCGCCGTTATGATGTTATTAAGTGCATCGGACGCGTGTATCACTGATGCAAAGCAGGATAGATCGATGAAAGTATGTAAAAGCGCATATGTATCGCGTGATTATGAACTATAATGCGTTTTAACGACGGGACAGAACACTCTTTTTACTTTGTGTGCGATTGCTATCCTTAAACAaagatgatattattatttaataaaggcGTGCGTGAATAAGCTTATCTCACATAACTGCAGtcgtattgtatttttttgcaacggaatttttttatttacactaaaatatatattaaattaagatcttattttaattttttattctgcgtgattttaatttcagaGAGTACATTAAACATCTTTTGTCATGTTTGTGCGCGACAATCGTGcacaataaatatgaatcaGTTTATATTAGCATAACGCTATATTTGACTAccttaatca
Protein-coding regions in this window:
- the LOC126850553 gene encoding pickpocket protein 28-like translates to MKNSSPNLGKTKSTFNLWNDARMLTHVASNRTPDFAHQSKYDSHVMPRRSSNRKSTDIKNENDYYNTADRAPLDYLKANNSINTVHLQNPYRPPQRLEGFASRDHSKGMYRSQDFTLRSRYNNNLLGIKESIVNRNNDQENENVERSKKKKHQVFTELGQLTKQYCTNSTLHGLRYIGNSELSIVERIFWIISFTTALGMAVYYIYYLYEKWNVSPIIISLSPEPVPLNEFPFPSITICNMNNVKKTEAKRIERGSDDLDKIMMDDLCNWERSNVTYDQDQAIDWNRMLRFMINVSQPCTDMLYYCLWHGNQTDCERIFNPTMTDEGICCNFNSVTRKHLFYNPHDWPDLNITYPSVSVDWNAEKGYDANMPPDVIPWRPYGAGLFYGLTLVLDVESSEYYCSSTAGMGFKMLLHNPVETPKIADFSFSITPGEETRVIVRPRISTANSAIISIPQKKRKCFFTAERKLRYYRTYTQRNCILECEANFTQEICNCVQYYMPKSAKTPICGKRDEQCATRARRAMETKLYDEDLTTPINVSRIPSCNCWPGCFEINYRIELSQNKLTSTFNINKQYIKKNLDYFTENIAVVHLFFVDSQFTKYVKNELYGFTEFLSSTGGLLGLFMGFSCLSFMEIVYFATMRLWCRLYNRRESQRPITLQIHPLDDKRKVIYPFAN